From a region of the Lactuca sativa cultivar Salinas chromosome 4, Lsat_Salinas_v11, whole genome shotgun sequence genome:
- the LOC111885488 gene encoding secoisolariciresinol dehydrogenase, giving the protein MENSSEVVSRLSMKVALITGGAQGIGEAIARLFIKHGAKVVIADIQDQLGHAFCKDIGLDSASFVHCDVTIESDVESAINMTLAKYGRLDIMVNNAAILDDGKPNIVDNDQSTFERVMNVNVTGVFLGTKHAARAMIPARSGSIIMMGSVSGSIGGIISHAYSSSKHAIVGLTKNTAAELGQYGIRVNCVSPYFIPSPLTANYTQDYPEKYSNVYSNLKGITLREKDVAEATLFLASDEARYMSGHNLVLDGGFTVINPAFGLFARASPNE; this is encoded by the exons ATGGAAAATAGTTCAGAAGTTGTCTCCAG GTTGTCAATGAAAGTAGCACTTATCACCGGGGGGGCTCAGGGAATCGGCGAAGCAATAGCAAGGCTATTCATCAAACATGGAGCCAAAGTCGTAATTGCCGATATCCAAGACCAATTAGGTCATGCATTTTGTAAAGATATTGGTCTTGACAGCGCTTCATTTGTCCATTGTGACGTGACTATTGAATCAGATGTTGAAAGTGCCATCAACATGACACTCGCCAAATATGGTAGGTTGGACATAATGGTGAACAATGCAGCCATATTAGATGATGGAAAGCCGAACATTGTTGATAATGATCAATCAACTTTTGAAAGAGTCATGAACGTTAACGTCACTGGTGTGTTCCTAGGAACCAAACATGCAGCTCGAGCCATGATCCCAGCTCGCAGTGGCAGCATTATTATGATGGGAAGTGTGTCTGGGAGCATTGGTGGAATCATTTCTCATGCATATTCGAGTTCAAAACATGCAATCGTGGGGCTGACTAAGAACACGGCAGCTGAGCTTGGCCAATATGGGATTCGTGTTAATTGCGTATCACCTTATTTTATCCCTTCACCTTTAACAGCAAATTATACACAAGATTATCCAGAGAAATACTCAAATGTTTATTCAAACCTCAAAGGGATCACGCTACGTGAAAAGGATGTTGCAGAAGCTACTCTTTTTCTAGCAAGCGATGAGGCCAGGTACATGAGCGGGCATAATCTAGTACTTGATGGAGGTTTTACGGTTATAAATCCAGCTTTTGGACTATTTGCACGAGCTTCCCCTAACGAGTAA